The following DNA comes from Solanum stenotomum isolate F172 chromosome 11, ASM1918654v1, whole genome shotgun sequence.
CTAAAGCtaaattgaaatttcattttattccACGTAAGCAAAGAATTACTCCATTAATCTGTTTCGAGTCTCCACTTCCTAAAAGTCAAACTCTTTGACTGAAAAACAAATCAACGGCCACAAATGCCTCAAATCTCTCATCAGTCATTACCACCGTCCATTTctcatttcaaatttcaaaattcctaTAAAGCCCAAAGGGTATTCTCGTCATTCCACATTCTCTTGCCGCGAAAAAACTGAAACTTCAACCGTTTGAaaagcttcttcttcttcttcagtaaCAAACTCCAACTTCCTAAAATCTGTTaaaaatttctgaaaatttttcaattttttttgaagagctaaataaaaatgaagaagggAGTATCGAATTTCTATGAGTTTCATAGTTTTCTTGATCCAGGATGTCCGATTACGCCAATGGGTCCATTTCGTGATAATATTCGGTATTTTCTTCAGGAATGTGCTGAGGTTGAGGAGTATACAGTTGAAGGAATGCCAATTTGGTGTACGTTTTTGATTCATAAGAGTAAAGGTGTGCTGATTCCTCTTTACACCATTGAAGAGAATGTGAAGAGCTCTGTTAGAACTTTCTGTGATCACTGTCGATGTGCTGGTAAGTGTTGAATTTGAATACCCTTTTGGTTGTTTTTATCGATTTTTGAAGTTGGGTTTTGGACATTTAGTGGTTCTATTGAGTTTTTGGGGTTAATGAGTTTTGGGGATTTGTCGGTTCTTTTgagatttttgagttttggggtTTATGGGTTTTGAGAATTCAATGGTTCTTTTGAGTTTTGGGGTTTATGGGATTTGGGAATTTTTTTGGTTCGTTTGAGTTTTGGGGTTTNTGCAGGTATAGAGAGTcagtttctgatagacccttggTTCAACAAAAGCAAGTTGTGCAAAATAAGGCTATATCCATTTAACAGGAGGTTGATCAATTTAACTCAACtttacaaacaaacaaaaaacccTGTTTACTACTTCTATACAAaatggttaaggaaaaacaaggaATTCTTTCTGTCTTTCTCATTTCTAATCCTATTCCTTTACAAAATTTCATGGGCAACAGAATTTGCGCCATGTTACTACTCATAATTTTCTCAATCGGGAAGTAAGATCAATGAACACGTCTTCCTTGCAAGGTTTTGTGAGACCACCCATTGGATGATCAAAGCCAAACTCTTCTTCAGCTTGAGCTAAAAAGTCTTGAAATAAAGGCTGGCTCAGGTATGATATTGGCACGACAAACCTCTTCTTCTGGCTCTCTCCTACATATACTGCACAATGCCCTTTTGGAACACCTGTTGAAGATCTCCTTAGGATTCGATTAGCTTGAATAAATGGAGTCACTTTGATACCCATTATCTCAAGAGATATGTATTTCTAAATGATGAAGTATAAACAACAAGAACTTTGAGTATtacacaaaaaatgaaaagtcttTTGAATGCCAGGATACTTGTGTTTTGCTGAAATGTTTgggtattatatatatataagtctATGACAAGTTTCATATCTTAATGTTTGGTGGTTAAGAGCAATTGGTGGCCACTGGTGAAGCCTCAGAGACAATGGCACATGAACTTTCACATGGTTTTGCTTACTCTGTTACTGTCAAAGTATTCAACACCATAAATTTGTTGAAGAGCAACACTAGCTAGGCCCTACTACTTCTCATGATTTGAAACAGAAGAAGAAACTCTTAAATTTACATCCACAAGAAAGGATGAAGTTTCGGAATTGGTTCAGGACCACCTTATTTAGAGGTTAGGTGACAGAGAATGACCAGATAAGGATAGCAACAGAAATACCACGAGAGAAACAAAGATAACATGATGCGAAATATCACATGGCATTGCCTTCTAAATCTTTGACAAGCACTTATGATCCATGGCATTTTGACTAGGCATAGAATTTTAAGAAACAAATTTGAAACTTATGATCCAAAACAAGccataaatatttatgtgacGGTGCCAAGAGTTCATCGGGCTAAAAAGGACTCACTAAATCATTAACTAATCACTAACTAATACTAAAAGAACCGTCTTTTCTGTATATTTTCCCACTTCTCGTCCCAAAAGGAGAagtttaaagtaaaattatttctaactATAACAATCCGTCCTTTTCCATAAACATACCAAAAGGGAACCACACAAACTAGGACAGAGGaagtgtaaataaaaaaaatccctaaaatttcaacaaaatacaGATAAAAAGATCACTAAAAAATTTCAACAGATACTCTCTcggtttcaatttatttatcttacttATCTTTTTAGTACGTTTAAAACAATACACCTTTCCTTTCTCGACAACTCTTTAAATCTAGATTTGGAAGTTGTGGGATGAGTAGGCAAGAGGCGCGGGATGCTGCTCGTCTCCACATTGGCGATACAGGATTGATTGACTATGTGCTGAAATCAACGAACAATGTGATTATTGGAGTCTATGTAGTTCGACGTGCAGTGAACCGAGCCACGAGGGTGTTGGAGTACACGATTCAGGAACTTCGGAATTGTGATCAGCCTGAACAAGAAAAGCTCCCCGAGCCATTTCAGGACTATGCTGTTAATCCTGGAGCTGATGCGTACACTGATGTTTTATGCTTGTATAATAATCTTCTTCTGAGCTTCGCGGAATCTGATGAGTTAAGCCTGGCTGTTAGGATAGTATCAGACAGCAAGCAATTTTTGAAGGAATGGCCATTTCGTGATGATCCAGATGACAGCTTGTTGAGGTTCATTTGTTGCATTTTGCCAAATTCTAATGGTTTGGAAGCTGTATTTTCAAAGGGATATCCCCCAGGAGAGGTGGTTGAAGTTCCGCTACACTCAACAATTGGTGATCTAAAGATAGCAGTTGAGTCTGCAATGAGGGACACTTACTGCATTATAGACAATTTGATGATAACAGATATTGCAGGGATGGAGCAACTGGAAGATTATGAAGTGCTCTTTGGCATCGTCCAGTCTGGCTCAGAACTTTGGGTGAGGGGTTTCGGGTTGGATTTGGACAGTgagttgaaaaatgaaggagGGTCTGATAACTGGACAGTGAACTGTAGGTGTGGTGCTCGGGATGATGATGGTGAAAGGATGGTTTCATGTGATATATGTGAGATATGGCAGCATACTCGCTGCTGTGGCATCGAAGATTCTGAGGTTGTGCCACCATTGTTTGTCTGTGAGGCTTGCTGCACTTCACTTGCACCACCAAGAGCACAGAACAGCTTTGAGTTTGCTCATTATGGGACTGCTGCAGCACTAGTGCCTTGTGCTTCTCACTTTGGCATGGACCTGATATACTGAACTGTTAGGGGAAGATCACTGAGGTCAAGATTTGTATAGACATCAAAGTATAATCAATCGTAGTCATATACTTGTGCAGTTTCTTTGTGATTCTTTTCTCTTGTTACACGTGTAAGTTGTAACTCGATTCTTTCAAAGACAAACACAATAATCAATGATGATCCATACATTCTGCGCGTCTCCCTGCTTCTTTACACTTTTATTTCAGAACTTATTGTCCATTTATCTGTTTGATAGAAAGAATGAATGAAGAAGAGGCTTATTGTCCATTGCAAATCTGGTTATGAATGATGGATGGCCTATATGCTGATGAATCTCGTACACACTCTGTTTCAATCTGTTtgttttgctttcttttttagttttgttcCAAAACGAATGcatcttttcttaaactccatgcaaagttaagatcaaagaaacaaattgaaatgaaagtAGTATCTTTTTATCTTTTCGATTCGAATGATTCTTTTACTGTTTAAATGACATTCTTATTTGCACTAGTCTCCTCTACATTCTTAACATTAGCAGTTGAAAACTTAAAACTTGCAAGATACATAAAATGGCAAAATGTTAAGATGTTTGGCACAAAATCTCAAAGCTTCATGCATACATAAAGGTAAAAGGATTGACCTTATTTGATATGACAATTGTATTGACATTATTAGATTTAATTGTTCAAAcaatatttaattcattttacaTTCAACAATTAAGTTGATAGAATAGGCTCAATCATTCAGCACTTTAAGCTTGCATTCCCTCCTTCAGATTTAGTGTAACTAATTGCACATCAattctaatattatttgtattattttaaaactaGCAAActgaaaacaaataatattttacttagacccgcaactttttcttttacatatcaacaaataataccaaaaaaaaaaatcatcaaaataaggTGAAACACCATAAAAATAATCagaagaaaagataattatttttttgaattggaTTTGTctcgtaaaaaaaaaaaaacaaataacattatttacttttttaaatcTATGTCCAAACACCTACTTAAAAGATACGAAAGTCATTTTAGGAATGTTGAAATTGTAAATGAACTTTGCATATTTAAAATCACATCTCGAATGAAAAAATTGTAAGAATAATATTTCGCATCTACTTTACTCGTTACGTTCTTTCTTTCCCTTATTTGTTTTAAGTAGCTTATAAGTTGAAGGATATATAAAAGTCATAATATGACCTTAGTATAGAATacgtgtgtctctgagatttcaggTATAAattggggggtacttatgcattttcccaacaATAAATCATGTGTTATATTACAAGTGGAAAGGCCTAAAGAAAAAGTTACATTACAATCAAACGATCAATCATAATgtcatatttttgtaatttttttgccatttaaaaaaaatatatttactgcCTTAATTACACCATAAATGTTGAAGTAAATTCCACATAACCTTTAAGACAAAAGGCCAAATAACCACTTAATATCACAtataatactaattaaattGGTTTGTATTTAAATCCAGTTAGGagtctttttttacttttgcatTTGTCTCCTCCATGTCTTGTTTTTCATCCAAACTCtcaaattttcttattagtCTTTCCTCGTcttcataatttataattaaaaaggataagacacaagtatacacctagactatgaccgaaatttcagagacacaccttaactaaactaaggttctattaccccctgaacttatttttttgtaattttgtacaccttttgtctTACGTGACACACTTCGTGACTCCACACAATTGAGGCGCATGAGAGATATTtggatgccacgtaagccaaaaaggtgcacaaaattacaaaaaaaaatgggttcagggggtaataggaccttagtttagttaaggtgtctctgggatttcgttCATAGTCTAGAGGGGTACTTGTACATTTTCCCTAATTAAAATGATGGATAATTATACTGTAAATTGATTTTTGTGCTACTTCATTCTTTGTGTGTGTGTAAAATGTTTAATCTCTAAAATTTACACTACTAATTAATTCTTgtaccttagtttagttaaggtgtgtttcTAGGATTTCGTttatagtctagggggtacttgaaCATTTTCCCTAATTAAAATGATGGATAATTATACTGCCAATTAATTTTTGTGCTACTTCATTCTTTTTGTGTGTGTAAAATGTTTAATCTCTAAAAATTACACTACTAATTAATtcttgtacttttttttatgacaaaggAAACCCCCGcgtatgcaatagctcgcaaaccacataggagaggtaactcATACTAGGCAAGTCCGGTGGGACGAGCtcaacccagaaggcaaacccctttgctttcgctggcaaggggtttcgaacttgagacctccaaacatgaaagtcccaagcccaaacaaCTGGGCCATCCGAAGGGTTAATTCTTATACCtcttcctatttcattttttctaaaatttattcCTTGTTTTTTCCCTCTCGTGTTTTACATTTAATTAGCCTAAATGGTGtactaaattaaataacatttcAAAGTATAACCATTTGGcagtagaaaaataataatatatactcattatTAGTTATGATATAACACAATTGCTTTATCCTCTTCATTTTTGGGGAGTTTTTTTTGTaccatatttatttttctttacgTGAGTGCTTTAGAATTTCCATTTCTCTTTattatccttttatttatttgttcatgTTTATCTATTACCATTCTTTACGTATTTTTATTAATCATTATTCTCTTCTCAGTGAAAGCAATGATGAGGTGagttatttatttcttttctttcaatgTCAGAACTTTGAACATATTTTATAATCATTGTATGATATTATTCTAAatattcattctttttttttcttagaagGTCTTTATTGAAATGCTCttgttttttcaaatattttgatttgtagATGTGTCAAAtttgatttggaaagctaaatAAGAGGTCAACGTACATTTTTTGGGATATTCAAAAATTGGTATATCATCAGGTTCTTatcaacaaatttaaatattgtttGGATATTCACTTTCTTTATTCTGTAGTAATGATCGAAACATAtgcattttataattaattgaattaagCTTTTCTacagttataatttttttaatttttttttaaaattttgtaagactttttgaatatttatatttataaggtTCTCagttaatacaaaataaaatttttgcgtGTGCAGTATAAACATTGGATCGTATGTTTGCATCGGATGATTTAGTTATTCTATTTAATCATACAATTTGGTATCTtaatccttttatttattttatattatattatgtgcaacttattttttcatcgatcttttaatttgatattatatttcACCCATCAAGTTATTtgaataatcaaaattttagagTAAATATAGAAGCTATACTCATAATTTAGTTTAGAGTACACCGGATTTTCACATCTGATGCAGgttgtgaaaataaaaatatttcatcacattatatttttgggttcatatatgtatattgatCACAAGGAAGCATTTACGTGCAAATTATAATTTAGGTAGATAAATACATCTCAAATCTAATATAAAAGTTGTGTGAAATGTTCTAcgaaaaaacacatttaaaaaaaatattgtattcttTAACATCATAAAGTAACATATACGCATATATCATATAAAGCAACTATTATAAATAGTAGTTAACCATGTATTCAAGGAAAACTAGAATCTGTAATAGCTACTTAAAAGGCCCCTCTGAGGGTCATACTGTTGTTCCAACCGTTCCCCTTTGccttaatattatatatttatccatgtttgattaaaaaaaaaactattataaATAGTATCAAAACTTCGTTAATTTATATTTCAActcaataaatattatattcattttgaatacAAGTGTAAGGggattaaa
Coding sequences within:
- the LOC125846096 gene encoding PHD finger protein MALE MEIOCYTE DEATH 1-like, with the translated sequence MKKGVSNFYEFHSFLDPGCPITPMGPFRDNIRYFLQECAEVEEYTVEGMPIWCTFLIHKSKGVLIPLYTIEENVKSSVRTFCDHCRCAGIESQFLIDPWFNKSKLCKIRLYPFNRRQEARDAARLHIGDTGLIDYVLKSTNNVIIGVYVVRRAVNRATRVLEYTIQELRNCDQPEQEKLPEPFQDYAVNPGADAYTDVLCLYNNLLLSFAESDELSLAVRIVSDSKQFLKEWPFRDDPDDSLLRFICCILPNSNGLEAVFSKGYPPGEVVEVPLHSTIGDLKIAVESAMRDTYCIIDNLMITDIAGMEQLEDYEVLFGIVQSGSELWVRGFGLDLDSELKNEGGSDNWTVNCRCGARDDDGERMVSCDICEIWQHTRCCGIEDSEVVPPLFVCEACCTSLAPPRAQNSFEFAHYGTAAALVPCASHFGMDLIY
- the LOC125844967 gene encoding auxin-responsive protein SAUR21-like — protein: MGIKVTPFIQANRILRRSSTGVPKGHCAVYVGESQKKRFVVPISYLSQPLFQDFLAQAEEEFGFDHPMGGLTKPCKEDVFIDLTSRLRKL